A single region of the Cyanobacteria bacterium FACHB-DQ100 genome encodes:
- a CDS encoding fatty acid desaturase family protein: MTSSISESNLIESESKRYTPLSSEALKALNTRSTLKGLLQLFGHLAILGISGYLWGTNLGHNWAIAIPAVIVYGFGFAAMFAPMHECSHRTAFENNLLNDVVCWIAGLLSFYNGAFYRRYHKWHHRYTQLIDKDPELGDPLPQTLVDYLITMSGITWWWGKLKTHFRVALGQLEDYPYISEEARAGVMLSVRSQLAVYAIAIAVSIYAHQPWFVVYWVLPLAVGQPILRMILLSEHTGCTHDDNPFTNTRSTKTLFPLQFLMWNMPFHAEHHLYPSIPFHQLPAAHQQLREQFTFKDQGYVEVNYNFAKELV, from the coding sequence ATGACTTCATCCATTTCTGAGTCTAACTTGATTGAATCCGAGTCAAAGCGCTACACACCTCTCAGTAGCGAAGCTTTGAAAGCGTTGAATACGCGATCGACCCTGAAGGGGCTGCTTCAACTTTTTGGACATTTAGCGATCTTAGGCATTAGCGGTTATCTTTGGGGCACGAATTTAGGACACAATTGGGCAATTGCAATTCCCGCCGTGATTGTTTACGGGTTTGGGTTTGCTGCGATGTTTGCTCCAATGCACGAGTGTTCACACCGGACTGCATTCGAGAACAACTTGTTGAATGATGTCGTTTGCTGGATCGCAGGTCTCTTATCTTTTTACAATGGTGCGTTCTACCGTCGCTATCACAAATGGCATCATCGCTACACCCAACTGATTGACAAAGACCCAGAACTTGGCGATCCGCTTCCTCAAACTTTAGTAGACTATCTCATTACTATGAGCGGTATTACTTGGTGGTGGGGCAAGCTGAAAACGCATTTTCGCGTTGCTTTGGGACAGTTAGAGGATTATCCCTACATCTCGGAAGAAGCTCGTGCGGGTGTAATGCTTTCAGTCCGATCGCAGTTAGCCGTGTATGCGATTGCGATCGCGGTTTCAATCTATGCTCATCAGCCTTGGTTTGTCGTCTATTGGGTGCTGCCGTTAGCCGTTGGACAGCCGATTCTGCGGATGATTCTGTTGTCGGAACATACCGGATGCACCCATGATGACAATCCGTTTACGAACACTCGATCGACCAAAACCCTATTTCCGCTTCAGTTTTTGATGTGGAATATGCCCTTTCATGCAGAACACCATCTTTATCCCTCAATTCCGTTTCATCAACTTCCCGCAGCACACCAACAGTTAAGAGAGCAGTTCACCTTCAAAGATCAAGGCTATGTTGAAGTGAACTACAACTTTGCAAAAGAGCTAGTATGA
- a CDS encoding alpha/beta fold hydrolase, producing MTQSASCFTLKNFPLYCGATLPEAQIVYQTYGTLNHDRTNAILYPTSYGAQHTDIDWLIRPDGILDPSEWFIIIPNMLGNGLSTSPSNSDVGLEEQGFWFSHFDNVRAQQQLLQEFFQIEQLALIYGWSMGAQQAYHWGALYPDRVLRIAALCGTARTTDHNRIFLQSLRTALTADPAWTGTRFETVPDRGFRAFARIYASWAASQAFYREGCYYQLGYSSLEDYITRFWEMNYRKRNPHNLLAMIDTWLHCDVSDNPIYQGNYLAAMSAIQAKTFVMPATTDLYFTPEDCAAEAALLSNAEYYAIDSIWGHRAGNPYDNPNDAAFIRSHIQTLLQHSL from the coding sequence ATGACCCAATCTGCAAGTTGTTTTACGCTGAAAAACTTCCCGTTGTACTGTGGTGCAACCTTGCCCGAAGCGCAGATCGTCTATCAAACCTACGGGACGTTGAACCACGATCGTACCAATGCCATTCTCTACCCCACTTCATACGGAGCGCAGCACACCGATATCGATTGGTTAATCCGCCCCGACGGAATCTTAGATCCAAGCGAATGGTTCATTATCATTCCGAATATGCTGGGCAATGGTCTATCAACCTCGCCCAGCAATAGTGATGTTGGTTTAGAAGAACAAGGCTTTTGGTTTAGTCACTTTGACAATGTTCGTGCACAGCAACAGCTACTTCAGGAATTCTTTCAGATTGAACAACTTGCCCTGATCTATGGTTGGTCAATGGGCGCACAGCAGGCGTACCACTGGGGAGCGCTTTATCCCGATCGTGTGTTACGCATTGCTGCCCTCTGCGGTACGGCTCGAACCACCGATCACAATCGCATCTTTCTGCAAAGCTTACGAACTGCACTGACGGCTGACCCAGCTTGGACAGGAACGCGATTTGAAACAGTGCCCGATCGTGGATTTCGAGCCTTTGCCCGCATTTATGCAAGTTGGGCGGCTTCCCAGGCTTTCTATCGAGAGGGTTGCTACTATCAGCTTGGATATAGTTCGCTGGAGGACTACATCACGCGATTTTGGGAAATGAACTACCGCAAGCGCAACCCGCACAATCTTTTAGCCATGATTGATACTTGGCTGCATTGCGATGTCAGCGACAATCCAATCTACCAGGGAAATTACCTTGCGGCGATGAGTGCGATTCAGGCAAAAACATTTGTAATGCCTGCAACAACAGATTTGTACTTTACACCGGAAGATTGTGCAGCAGAAGCTGCTCTCTTGTCGAATGCAGAATATTATGCAATCGACTCGATCTGGGGTCATCGAGCGGGCAACCCCTATGACAATCCCAACGACGCAGCCTTTATCCGATCGCATATTCAAACCCTACTCCAGCACTCATTATGA
- the glnT gene encoding type III glutamate--ammonia ligase → MTTLSQIAQSQGIRYFLISFTDLFGVARSKLVPTESIDQMAISGAGFAGFAAWLDMTPADPDILAIPDPSSLIQLPWQPEVAWLAADLHTITGEPLEQAPRVVLKRVLQQAQDLGYRVRTGVECEYFLLSPEGEQIADGRDRQSKPCYDQQSLMRQYEVIREICDAMLGLGWGAYQNDHEDGNGQFEMNWMYADALVTADRQAFFKYMVKSIAEKHGLRATFMPKPFAHLTGNGCHTHVSLWDNAGQENLFYDPQGELGLSQLGYQFIAGVLHSAEALCAITNPTVNSYKRINAPVTLSGATWSPNTASYSGNNRTHTIRIPDAGRFEFRLADGAANPYLLPAALIAAGLDGIVQKRDPGVRRDNNSYTDPLPVGEATPLPKNLLDALRCLASNEMITRSLGKPFATAYLKLKHQEWNQFTSCVTPWELENTLDC, encoded by the coding sequence ATGACGACGCTTTCCCAAATCGCTCAATCTCAAGGGATTCGCTACTTTCTGATTTCGTTTACGGATTTGTTTGGGGTGGCGCGATCGAAGCTCGTTCCGACTGAAAGCATTGATCAAATGGCAATCAGCGGAGCCGGATTTGCAGGCTTTGCCGCTTGGTTAGACATGACTCCCGCAGATCCAGATATTTTAGCCATTCCCGATCCATCCAGCTTAATTCAACTGCCTTGGCAACCCGAAGTGGCTTGGTTAGCTGCGGATTTGCACACCATTACCGGAGAGCCTTTAGAGCAAGCGCCGCGTGTTGTTTTAAAGCGAGTTCTACAACAGGCACAAGACCTCGGATACCGAGTGCGAACGGGCGTAGAATGCGAGTATTTCTTGCTCAGTCCAGAGGGTGAACAGATTGCAGATGGGCGCGATCGCCAAAGCAAGCCTTGTTACGATCAACAGTCTTTAATGCGTCAATATGAGGTCATTCGCGAAATCTGCGATGCGATGTTAGGACTCGGATGGGGCGCATATCAGAATGATCACGAAGACGGAAACGGGCAGTTCGAGATGAACTGGATGTATGCGGATGCGTTAGTGACGGCAGATCGACAAGCGTTCTTCAAATACATGGTCAAATCGATCGCAGAAAAGCATGGACTCCGAGCCACTTTCATGCCAAAACCGTTCGCCCATCTTACCGGGAATGGTTGCCACACCCATGTTTCACTCTGGGACAATGCCGGACAGGAAAATCTCTTCTACGACCCGCAAGGCGAGTTAGGACTGTCCCAACTCGGTTATCAATTCATCGCGGGTGTGCTGCATTCGGCTGAAGCCCTCTGCGCCATCACGAATCCAACCGTCAACTCTTACAAACGCATTAATGCACCTGTCACACTCTCCGGTGCAACTTGGTCTCCGAACACAGCGAGCTACAGTGGCAACAATCGCACACATACGATTCGCATTCCCGACGCTGGACGCTTTGAATTCCGTTTAGCCGATGGTGCAGCGAATCCTTATCTATTACCAGCCGCATTAATTGCAGCCGGATTAGATGGCATCGTTCAAAAACGTGATCCGGGCGTTAGACGCGATAACAATAGCTATACTGATCCGCTACCCGTGGGTGAAGCAACACCGTTACCTAAGAATCTACTCGACGCTCTGCGGTGTTTAGCATCGAATGAAATGATTACTCGATCGCTGGGTAAACCATTCGCCACTGCTTATCTCAAGCTCAAACACCAAGAATGGAATCAATTTACGAGTTGCGTCACGCCTTGGGAACTGGAAAACACTTTAGATTGCTAA
- a CDS encoding nucleoside hydrolase: MPVSSNIPKIILDTDPGGDDIFVLLWLQSFAKQGLAELIAVTTAGGNVSTEKTFSSASRILGLGGLAEVEVGRGVTIAHSPNDASHIHGNDGMGNLSSQLPDAIHSYEMARHSDDLLIDRLNAMPGEITIVAIAPLTNLAAAEKKASGVLRKAKEIIIMGGAFSCPGNITSHAEFNVWFDPEAAEIVLNSRCDLVITPLDITRRLIFTREVAQSIVQSNPHSELAQFLISLCEFMIGTALEYRETNGISGFLVHDAATLGYLFYPETMMWKRARVQIETRGEWTRGQTLIDDRNLAKQPANAWVATEVDAARFFTSLIEDLKTLISMQT, encoded by the coding sequence ATGCCCGTATCTTCAAACATTCCCAAAATCATTCTCGATACCGATCCGGGTGGCGATGATATTTTTGTGCTGCTTTGGCTGCAAAGTTTCGCGAAACAAGGTTTAGCAGAATTGATTGCGGTCACGACTGCAGGCGGCAATGTCTCGACTGAAAAGACATTTTCTAGTGCAAGTCGAATTCTAGGCTTAGGGGGATTGGCAGAGGTGGAAGTGGGGCGGGGAGTTACGATCGCTCATTCCCCCAATGATGCTTCACACATTCACGGTAACGATGGCATGGGTAATTTATCCTCGCAACTTCCCGATGCGATTCACAGCTATGAAATGGCTCGGCACTCTGATGATCTTCTAATTGATCGATTGAATGCGATGCCTGGGGAAATTACGATCGTCGCGATCGCGCCACTCACAAATCTCGCAGCCGCAGAGAAAAAAGCCTCCGGTGTTCTCAGAAAAGCAAAGGAAATTATCATCATGGGCGGTGCATTTAGCTGTCCCGGCAACATTACTTCTCATGCAGAATTTAATGTCTGGTTTGATCCAGAAGCAGCAGAGATTGTGCTGAATAGTCGTTGTGATTTGGTGATCACTCCGCTCGATATTACGCGACGACTGATCTTTACGAGAGAAGTGGCACAGTCGATCGTTCAAAGCAATCCACACAGTGAATTAGCACAATTTTTGATCAGTCTTTGTGAGTTCATGATTGGTACTGCCTTAGAGTATCGAGAAACAAATGGAATCTCAGGGTTTCTTGTGCATGATGCGGCAACTCTAGGGTACTTGTTTTACCCAGAAACAATGATGTGGAAACGGGCAAGAGTGCAGATCGAAACGCGGGGAGAATGGACACGAGGACAAACATTGATCGACGATCGTAATCTTGCAAAGCAACCTGCAAATGCTTGGGTTGCCACCGAAGTCGATGCAGCAAGATTTTTCACCAGCCTGATTGAAGATTTGAAGACGCTGATTTCGATGCAAACATAA
- a CDS encoding photosystem I reaction center subunit VIII: protein MTGSYAASYLPWILIPVVTWLVPTVVFGLLFLYIEREDPSGI from the coding sequence ATGACAGGTTCATACGCAGCTTCATATCTGCCCTGGATTCTCATTCCCGTCGTGACCTGGTTAGTTCCCACGGTCGTCTTCGGTTTGTTGTTCTTGTACATCGAGCGCGAAGATCCAAGCGGCATCTAG
- a CDS encoding photosystem II reaction center protein J has translation MQTGGRIPLWLVATVAGLGAIGVLGLFFYGSYTSIGSSL, from the coding sequence GTGCAAACTGGTGGAAGAATTCCCTTGTGGCTTGTGGCAACGGTTGCAGGCTTGGGTGCAATCGGTGTTTTGGGACTGTTCTTTTACGGTTCCTATACCAGCATTGGTTCGTCGCTATAA
- a CDS encoding photosystem II reaction center protein L — translation MKGSPNPNKQPVELNRTSLYLGLLLIFTLGILFSSYFFN, via the coding sequence ATTAAAGGTTCTCCAAACCCAAACAAGCAGCCCGTTGAGCTGAATCGGACTTCGCTTTATTTGGGTCTTTTGCTAATTTTCACGCTGGGGATTTTGTTCTCTAGCTATTTCTTCAACTAG
- a CDS encoding cytochrome b559 subunit beta, giving the protein MTSNTPNEPISYPIFTVRWLAVHTLAVPAIFFIGAIASMQFIQR; this is encoded by the coding sequence ATGACAAGCAACACTCCGAACGAACCGATTTCATATCCGATTTTTACCGTTCGCTGGTTAGCAGTGCATACTTTGGCAGTTCCAGCGATCTTCTTCATTGGCGCGATCGCTTCAATGCAATTTATTCAACGATAG
- a CDS encoding cytochrome b559 subunit alpha, giving the protein MAGTTGERPFGDIITSIRYWVIHSITIPALFIAGWLFVSTGLAYDVFGTPRPNEYYPTARQEQLPIVSNRSEAKQQVDKFASQVGK; this is encoded by the coding sequence ATGGCAGGTACTACTGGTGAGCGTCCGTTTGGGGACATTATTACAAGCATTCGCTATTGGGTGATTCACAGCATCACGATTCCTGCATTGTTTATTGCAGGTTGGTTGTTCGTCAGCACAGGTTTGGCATACGACGTTTTTGGTACGCCTCGCCCGAATGAATACTATCCCACTGCCCGTCAAGAGCAGTTGCCGATCGTCAGCAACCGCTCCGAAGCAAAGCAGCAGGTTGATAAGTTTGCCTCGCAAGTTGGCAAGTAG
- a CDS encoding photosynthesis system II assembly factor Ycf48: protein MYRILRAWKQFVILLAVVFLATGCKGFLPAVVNNPWQVVPLPIEENMLDIGFTGDKQHGWMVGTNSALLETTNGGKIWKQKVLELGEQKYRLTSVHFSGNDGWIAGQPSILLHTSDAGKSWSRLPLSSKLPGSPEKIVALGKDSAEMTTDVGAIYRTTDGGKNWKALVSEAFGVMRSIDRTPDGKYLAVSSTGNFFSTWKPGQDIWQPYNRNSSRKLQNMGFAPDGHLWMLARGGQIQFTASDNPEDWLEAQNPEFSTSWGLLDLGYRTPEELWVVGGSGNLLASFDGGKTWQKDRDVENIPANLYRVIFFDSNTGFIMGQRGTLLKYESTPQTA from the coding sequence ATGTATCGGATTTTGAGAGCCTGGAAACAGTTTGTAATTTTGTTAGCGGTTGTCTTCCTGGCGACTGGCTGTAAAGGGTTTTTACCCGCCGTTGTAAATAATCCGTGGCAAGTGGTGCCGCTGCCGATCGAGGAGAATATGCTCGATATTGGGTTCACGGGTGACAAGCAGCATGGCTGGATGGTGGGTACGAATTCAGCGCTGCTTGAAACGACAAACGGCGGTAAAATCTGGAAGCAGAAGGTTTTAGAACTGGGTGAACAAAAATATCGCCTCACTTCAGTTCATTTCTCAGGAAACGATGGTTGGATTGCCGGTCAGCCTTCGATTTTGCTGCATACTAGCGATGCCGGTAAATCGTGGTCACGTCTGCCACTGAGTAGTAAGCTTCCCGGATCTCCGGAGAAGATTGTTGCACTGGGTAAGGACAGTGCTGAGATGACTACCGATGTGGGTGCAATTTATCGCACCACCGATGGGGGGAAGAACTGGAAAGCGCTTGTTTCCGAGGCGTTTGGGGTGATGCGGAGTATCGATCGCACTCCCGATGGCAAGTACCTCGCTGTTTCTTCAACAGGTAACTTCTTCTCGACCTGGAAGCCCGGTCAAGATATTTGGCAACCTTACAACCGTAACAGTTCACGCAAGCTACAGAACATGGGCTTTGCTCCTGACGGTCATTTGTGGATGTTAGCTAGAGGTGGACAAATTCAATTCACTGCTTCAGACAATCCAGAAGATTGGCTAGAAGCTCAAAATCCTGAATTCTCGACCAGTTGGGGGCTGTTAGATTTGGGATATCGCACTCCCGAAGAACTCTGGGTTGTCGGCGGAAGTGGCAATCTCTTAGCAAGCTTTGATGGCGGTAAAACTTGGCAAAAGGATCGCGATGTTGAAAACATTCCCGCAAACCTTTACAGAGTTATTTTCTTCGACTCAAACACAGGATTCATCATGGGTCAGCGCGGGACTTTATTGAAGTATGAATCCACTCCGCAAACTGCATAA
- a CDS encoding rubredoxin, which produces MSTEAADPKENALEPEVKPIDPRDLDRHECAACGYTYEPTKGDDRNDIPPGVAFEDLPSTWKCPVCGVPKKRFQNVGPLNAPSGFKQNLSYGLGVNTLTPGQKNLLIFGGLILAFIFFLSLYGLQ; this is translated from the coding sequence ATGAGTACCGAAGCTGCTGATCCGAAAGAAAACGCGCTAGAGCCTGAAGTTAAGCCTATCGATCCGAGAGACCTCGATCGACATGAGTGTGCAGCCTGTGGCTACACCTACGAGCCAACAAAGGGCGACGATCGCAACGATATCCCCCCTGGCGTGGCGTTTGAGGATTTGCCGTCGACTTGGAAATGCCCAGTTTGCGGTGTGCCGAAAAAGCGCTTTCAGAATGTGGGGCCGCTGAATGCACCTTCTGGATTCAAGCAGAATCTAAGCTACGGGTTGGGGGTCAACACCTTAACGCCAGGGCAAAAGAACCTCCTCATCTTTGGCGGACTGATTCTGGCATTTATTTTCTTTCTAAGTCTTTACGGGTTGCAGTAG
- the ndhC gene encoding photosynthetic/respiratory NAD(P)H-quinone oxidoreductase subunit C, whose amino-acid sequence MYVLSGYEYLLGFLLICSLVPVLALLASKLVRPSRRGPERRTTYESGMEPIGGAWIQFNIRYYMFALVFVIFDVETVFLYPWAVAFNRLGLLAFIEALIFIAILVVGLVYAWRKGALEWS is encoded by the coding sequence GTGTATGTCCTAAGCGGCTATGAATATCTATTAGGCTTCCTGCTGATTTGCAGTTTAGTTCCGGTTCTGGCTCTTCTGGCTTCTAAGCTAGTTCGCCCTAGCCGTCGAGGTCCCGAGCGTCGTACCACTTACGAGTCAGGGATGGAACCGATCGGGGGTGCATGGATTCAATTCAATATCCGTTACTATATGTTCGCTTTGGTCTTCGTGATCTTCGACGTAGAAACGGTGTTTCTGTACCCTTGGGCAGTCGCTTTCAATCGCCTCGGATTGCTGGCGTTTATTGAAGCCCTGATCTTTATTGCGATTCTAGTTGTCGGTCTGGTCTACGCTTGGCGGAAAGGAGCATTGGAATGGTCATGA
- a CDS encoding NADH dehydrogenase subunit K: MNPEAPAVNSGSLINPIERPGVTQELSENVILTTVDDLYNWAKLSSLWPLLFGTACCFIEFAALIGSRFDFDRFGLVPRSSPRQADLIITAGTITMKMAPALVRLYEQMPEPKYVIAMGACTITGGMFSADSTTAVRGVDKLIPVDIYLPGCPPRPEAIVDAIIKLRKKISNESIQERGELRQTHRYYSTTHNMHAAPLVHDGKYLQADTRISPPRELAEALGLEVPAVLEAEKEKSDRG; encoded by the coding sequence ATGAATCCTGAAGCACCTGCTGTTAACAGTGGGTCACTTATCAATCCCATCGAGCGTCCAGGTGTGACGCAAGAATTATCCGAAAACGTCATTTTGACGACGGTAGACGATTTGTACAACTGGGCTAAATTATCGAGCTTGTGGCCGCTTCTGTTTGGAACGGCTTGCTGCTTTATCGAGTTTGCCGCATTGATTGGTTCTCGATTCGACTTCGATCGCTTTGGTCTGGTGCCCCGATCAAGCCCTCGCCAAGCGGATCTGATCATTACGGCAGGCACAATCACGATGAAGATGGCTCCGGCTTTGGTGCGTCTCTATGAGCAAATGCCCGAACCGAAATACGTGATCGCAATGGGTGCTTGCACGATTACAGGCGGAATGTTCAGCGCTGACTCTACGACTGCGGTTCGAGGCGTGGACAAGCTAATCCCAGTAGATATCTATTTGCCGGGATGCCCTCCACGGCCGGAAGCGATCGTGGATGCGATCATTAAACTCCGCAAGAAAATTTCAAACGAGTCGATTCAAGAACGGGGTGAACTGCGGCAAACGCACCGCTACTACAGCACGACTCACAACATGCATGCTGCACCGCTCGTTCACGATGGTAAATACCTGCAAGCGGATACCCGTATTTCACCGCCACGTGAGTTGGCAGAAGCGCTGGGTCTAGAAGTGCCTGCGGTATTAGAAGCAGAAAAGGAGAAGAGCGATCGTGGCTGA
- a CDS encoding NAD(P)H-quinone oxidoreductase subunit J, translating into MAEEKQATETTIVEAGKTSKWLTQNGFDHEFMGLDASGVEMIKVEPELLIPFCTALYASGFNCLQCQGGYDLGPGDQLVSFYHLIKLTDNADRPDEVRLKVYLPREDPRVPSVFWIWKGADWQERETFDMYGIVFEGHPNLKRLLMPEDWVGYPLRKDYISHDFYELQDAY; encoded by the coding sequence GTGGCTGAAGAAAAACAAGCGACTGAAACAACGATCGTTGAAGCTGGCAAAACTTCAAAGTGGCTGACTCAGAACGGCTTTGATCATGAGTTCATGGGACTCGATGCCAGTGGCGTTGAAATGATTAAAGTTGAACCGGAATTGCTGATTCCGTTTTGTACCGCGCTGTATGCGAGTGGCTTTAACTGCCTTCAGTGTCAGGGTGGATACGATTTGGGTCCTGGCGATCAGTTAGTGAGTTTTTACCACCTGATTAAACTAACGGACAACGCCGATCGACCGGATGAGGTTCGGTTGAAAGTGTACTTGCCGCGTGAAGATCCGAGAGTGCCGTCTGTGTTCTGGATTTGGAAAGGTGCAGACTGGCAGGAGCGAGAAACGTTTGATATGTACGGGATTGTCTTTGAAGGACACCCAAACTTGAAACGCTTGCTGATGCCGGAAGACTGGGTAGGCTATCCACTACGGAAAGATTACATCTCCCACGACTTCTACGAACTGCAAGACGCTTACTAA